A single region of the Paramicrobacterium fandaimingii genome encodes:
- a CDS encoding DUF5615 family PIN-like protein, with protein sequence MTAFLVDQQLPAKLAEYLSRFGHDARHVKQYPGGTTMRDAEIAALADHEGRTVLTKDDDFRVLHLTRQQPARILIVTCGNIATRDLLALVDQNYSDLTAAVEKYSFVELDRDGVFIHDPH encoded by the coding sequence ATGACGGCCTTCCTCGTTGACCAACAATTGCCCGCAAAGCTTGCGGAGTATCTGAGCAGGTTTGGCCACGACGCGCGGCACGTAAAGCAATACCCGGGCGGTACGACGATGCGCGACGCAGAGATTGCCGCCCTTGCCGATCACGAAGGCCGAACAGTCTTGACCAAAGACGACGACTTCAGGGTGTTGCACCTCACGCGACAGCAGCCCGCCCGAATACTCATCGTCACCTGTGGGAATATCGCAACGCGCGACCTGCTTGCATTGGTTGACCAGAACTACTCTGACCTGACGGCAGCGGTTGAGAAGTACTCCTTCGTCGAGCTCGACCGCGATGGAGTCTTCATTCATGACCCTCATTGA
- a CDS encoding DUF433 domain-containing protein: MLATPSRLDRITVNPEVCHGRPTIRGMRIRVQDVLELLASGMTYEDILADYDELERDDILAVLEFAALGSAARLQRFVA, translated from the coding sequence ATGCTCGCAACGCCAAGCCGCCTTGACCGGATCACCGTGAATCCGGAAGTTTGCCATGGAAGGCCGACGATTCGCGGCATGCGCATCCGCGTTCAAGATGTCCTTGAGCTGCTTGCATCCGGAATGACGTACGAGGACATCCTCGCCGACTACGATGAGCTTGAGCGCGACGACATCCTCGCGGTGCTGGAGTTCGCGGCGCTCGGCTCCGCCGCGCGCCTCCAGCGGTTCGTCGCCTGA
- a CDS encoding glycoside hydrolase family 13 protein, translating to MAMDTALEPHHDGSPLYVSNQHPHLGDAVVLRLRVPRALGTLQGVRVRSNPDREPVFAVAQLTSSAGGWDWWQAEVAVANRVHGYRWLLRLADGTDMWVNARGVFTTETLDSEDFRLATGADAPDWAASSVMYQIFPDRFEKSDAAASRPAPVWAVPADWSDEVRLEPSVRSTQLYGGDLDGVVERLDHLERLGVTMIYLTPVFPAQSNHRYDATSFDMVDPQLGGDDALIRLVEAAHARGLTVIGDLTSNHSGDAHEWFRAAYGNPAAPEGDFYYWRDAEHEQYESWLGVPSLPKFNWNSRELRRRFIEGDDSVVARWLKPPYSLDGWRIDVANMTGRLRNDDLNADVRQTIRRTMTDVNPDTILLAESTNDASSDFQGDAWHGAMTYANFTRPLWGWLSEPLTDAGGGLGMAMQTIPRYDGWQFYAAHRQFSAGFPWSVRLGNMNALDTHDTPRFLTRALPGVLPVAVGMSVTLPGIPVVWAGDEFGLTGVDGEHSRTPIPWHAADAASGTIDLYSELIALRRKHSALNGGGMRWVHVSDDALAYVREDGDESLLIVAARADVSVDLPAEVIPTPDAVEQLFGGLVLSTEGDSIRMSGTGPDFSVWQTAGA from the coding sequence ATGGCCATGGACACCGCTCTCGAGCCGCACCACGACGGTTCGCCGCTCTACGTCTCGAACCAGCATCCTCATCTGGGTGATGCCGTCGTGCTGCGCCTGCGCGTTCCCCGCGCACTCGGCACGCTTCAGGGCGTGCGCGTGCGCTCGAACCCCGACAGGGAGCCTGTCTTCGCCGTCGCGCAACTGACGTCATCGGCTGGCGGATGGGACTGGTGGCAGGCAGAGGTTGCCGTCGCGAACCGCGTGCACGGCTACCGATGGCTGCTGCGGCTCGCTGACGGAACCGACATGTGGGTGAACGCGCGCGGCGTCTTCACCACCGAGACGCTTGACTCAGAGGACTTTCGTCTCGCAACCGGCGCGGACGCTCCGGACTGGGCGGCATCGAGCGTCATGTACCAGATCTTTCCCGACAGATTCGAGAAATCGGATGCTGCAGCCTCGCGCCCCGCACCGGTCTGGGCTGTTCCGGCCGACTGGTCGGACGAGGTGCGGCTTGAACCGTCGGTTCGGTCGACGCAGCTGTACGGCGGAGACCTCGATGGCGTCGTGGAGCGGCTCGATCATCTCGAGCGTCTCGGCGTGACAATGATCTACCTCACACCGGTGTTCCCCGCGCAATCGAACCACCGATACGATGCGACGAGCTTCGACATGGTCGACCCGCAGCTCGGAGGAGATGACGCGCTGATTCGTCTGGTCGAGGCTGCGCACGCGCGTGGCTTGACGGTGATCGGCGATCTCACGAGCAACCATTCGGGCGATGCTCACGAATGGTTTCGTGCCGCATACGGCAACCCCGCGGCGCCCGAGGGCGATTTCTACTATTGGCGCGATGCGGAGCATGAGCAGTACGAGTCGTGGCTCGGGGTGCCGAGCCTTCCCAAGTTCAACTGGAACTCGCGTGAACTGCGCCGTCGGTTCATCGAGGGTGACGATTCTGTGGTGGCGCGGTGGCTGAAGCCGCCGTACTCGCTTGATGGCTGGCGCATCGACGTCGCGAACATGACGGGGCGGCTCAGAAATGACGATCTCAACGCGGATGTGCGGCAGACGATTCGCCGCACGATGACCGACGTCAACCCCGACACGATCCTGCTCGCCGAGTCGACGAACGACGCATCGAGCGACTTCCAAGGCGACGCATGGCACGGCGCTATGACGTATGCCAACTTCACGCGCCCCCTGTGGGGGTGGCTGTCTGAGCCGCTAACTGATGCTGGGGGAGGCCTCGGCATGGCGATGCAGACCATTCCGCGGTATGACGGCTGGCAGTTCTACGCCGCACACCGGCAGTTCAGCGCCGGCTTCCCGTGGAGCGTACGTCTGGGCAACATGAATGCGCTCGACACGCACGACACTCCACGATTTCTCACACGGGCATTGCCTGGGGTGCTCCCCGTTGCTGTGGGAATGTCGGTAACGCTGCCGGGCATTCCCGTGGTGTGGGCCGGCGACGAGTTCGGGCTCACGGGGGTCGACGGCGAGCATTCGCGCACGCCGATACCGTGGCACGCTGCGGATGCAGCATCCGGAACCATCGACCTGTACTCGGAGCTGATTGCCCTGCGCCGCAAGCATTCAGCTCTCAATGGCGGAGGAATGCGCTGGGTGCACGTGAGCGATGACGCGCTCGCGTACGTGCGCGAAGACGGCGACGAGAGCCTGCTGATCGTGGCAGCGCGCGCTGACGTCAGCGTCGATCTGCCTGCCGAGGTCATTCCGACGCCGGATGCTGTCGAGCAGCTGTTCGGCGGGTTGGTGCTGAGCACAGAGGGCGACAGCATCCGCATGTCGGGCACTGGTCCTGACTTCTCGGTGTGGCAGACGGCAGGAGCCTGA
- a CDS encoding alpha/beta fold hydrolase: MLPSAPDARIIRSGDLEIATYQIGDPDAPPVVLVHGFASSAEANWVLTGWSRELTRAGHRVIALDHRAHGESDKPHDRSAYSMALMRDDVFRAMDAYGIGTAPWIGYSMGARVSWFAALTEPERVTRAVLGGIPKADPFARLDVVQARRYTEMGLPITDAVTRTYLEMASEQRDNDLVALVALVEGLRGDSDAEIDEAPTQPLLIAAGSEDAIAAEARDLAEGTTNARFLELPGRSHFNAPTSGLFRRTALEFLREDA; the protein is encoded by the coding sequence ATGCTTCCGTCAGCGCCAGATGCCCGCATCATTCGATCAGGCGATCTTGAGATCGCCACGTATCAGATCGGGGATCCGGATGCCCCTCCCGTCGTGCTCGTGCACGGCTTCGCATCGAGCGCCGAGGCGAACTGGGTGCTCACCGGCTGGTCGCGCGAGCTGACGCGTGCCGGCCACCGGGTGATCGCACTGGATCATCGCGCACACGGGGAGAGCGATAAGCCGCACGACAGATCCGCGTACAGCATGGCGCTCATGCGCGACGACGTCTTTCGCGCCATGGATGCATACGGCATCGGAACGGCGCCGTGGATCGGCTACTCGATGGGCGCCCGCGTCAGCTGGTTCGCGGCGCTCACCGAACCAGAGCGCGTCACGAGGGCAGTGCTGGGCGGCATCCCGAAAGCAGACCCGTTCGCGCGACTCGACGTCGTGCAGGCTCGGCGGTACACAGAGATGGGGTTGCCCATCACGGATGCTGTCACGCGCACGTACCTGGAGATGGCGAGCGAGCAGCGTGACAACGACCTCGTCGCACTCGTCGCACTCGTCGAGGGTCTGCGTGGCGACTCGGATGCTGAGATCGACGAGGCGCCGACGCAGCCGCTGCTGATCGCCGCCGGAAGCGAGGACGCGATCGCGGCCGAAGCCCGCGACCTCGCCGAGGGCACGACGAACGCGCGATTTCTCGAACTGCCGGGGCGCAGTCACTTCAACGCACCGACCTCGGGACTCTTTCGGCGCACGGCTCTCGAGTTTCTGCGGGAGGACGCATGA
- a CDS encoding YceI family protein: MTENTLVHPQYTVGTWTLDPMHSKVEFSVKHLMISKVRGTFDVVDATVVTAENPADSSVEATIDVSSVNTGQADRDNHLRTNDFFKVDEFPTMTFRSTKVSNDGDDFTVEGELTLRGVTKPVTLTGEFGGVIDAQGATKAGLTATTTINRLDFGVNWNAAIEAGGMTLGDKVSITLDLQFALQQ, translated from the coding sequence ATGACTGAAAACACACTTGTTCACCCCCAGTACACCGTCGGCACCTGGACCCTCGACCCGATGCACTCGAAGGTCGAGTTCTCGGTCAAGCACCTCATGATCAGCAAGGTTCGCGGAACCTTCGACGTCGTCGACGCCACAGTCGTCACCGCCGAGAACCCCGCAGACAGCTCGGTCGAGGCGACGATCGACGTCTCGAGCGTCAACACCGGACAGGCCGACCGCGACAACCACCTGCGCACGAACGACTTCTTCAAGGTCGACGAGTTCCCGACCATGACCTTCCGCTCCACGAAAGTCTCGAACGACGGCGACGACTTCACTGTCGAGGGCGAACTCACGCTGCGTGGCGTCACTAAGCCCGTCACGCTGACCGGCGAGTTCGGCGGCGTCATCGATGCCCAGGGAGCGACGAAGGCGGGCCTCACGGCGACCACCACGATCAACCGCCTTGACTTCGGCGTCAACTGGAACGCAGCCATCGAGGCAGGCGGCATGACCCTCGGTGACAAGGTTTCCATCACGCTCGACCTGCAGTTCGCTCTGCAGCAGTAG
- a CDS encoding alpha/beta hydrolase produces MTLPVLFLSGAGLPEWIWDDVRNGLDGDSAVAATPRHSSATLADVAAAALASAPWPRFTVVAHSIGGAVATRLLPLAGDRVDALLGVAALFPKPGTSYSANLPFPARWIMPLALRMTGTRPPDSVIRSSLGAGLDDDTADRLVAQFEPEPVGLYLDKTVETAFPARSGYISTSRDTVCVCGAHRRLVDGIA; encoded by the coding sequence ATGACGCTACCCGTACTCTTTCTGAGCGGTGCCGGCCTTCCCGAGTGGATCTGGGATGACGTGCGCAACGGCCTCGATGGTGATTCTGCCGTCGCAGCTACGCCGCGGCACTCCTCGGCAACACTCGCCGACGTTGCCGCAGCGGCACTCGCGAGCGCCCCCTGGCCGCGCTTCACCGTCGTCGCCCACTCCATTGGCGGCGCTGTTGCCACACGGTTGCTGCCGCTCGCTGGGGATCGGGTCGACGCACTGCTCGGCGTCGCAGCGCTGTTCCCGAAGCCGGGCACGTCATACTCCGCGAACCTCCCCTTCCCCGCACGCTGGATCATGCCGCTCGCTCTGCGCATGACGGGCACACGCCCACCGGATTCGGTGATCCGCTCGAGCCTCGGGGCGGGCCTCGACGACGACACGGCGGACCGCCTCGTTGCGCAGTTCGAGCCGGAACCCGTTGGGCTGTACCTGGACAAGACAGTCGAAACCGCATTTCCTGCTCGTAGCGGCTACATCTCGACGTCGCGCGACACCGTCTGCGTCTGCGGCGCGCATCGGCGCCTCGTGGACGGCATCGCTTGA
- a CDS encoding multicopper oxidase domain-containing protein, with product MQNLERRTWYIITNSVLGLWMLAAIAAVIAHRFLPYSTWLMVHVTMLGAVSTAILIWSQHFADTLTRRQAPGGRVSLGIRLGLHTVGAVGVVAGILLSVMPVILAGAVLVAAAALTHATVMTLQLRGALTSRFGPLVRFYAISALWLVVGVGLGFWMSQLPADDPLRSRLFVAHVAVNLLGWVGTTVLGTVILFWPTVLHARMRPTDGRQSPLVLTTSIFGIVLVLAGAAAGVLPLVAVGAAVWLAALGLVLFEGIRQAKDAARLSYAGLSIGAALCWLAVAVVFLAVGAGTAQTWPAAVERLAWIVQPFIAGFAVQIVLGALSYLLPVIMGRPNARKATETELDRGAVFRAATVNIGIVAYLLPVPSVVKVLLSLVVFSVFIAFLVLAVRGIVVGLRERKTEPAPTTHTPGEQLRIGAKPQQTKPRRAVSGQLVTAASVILLAVAGGIAVDPAAAGINTLGGSEAQATGETTTLEVTVDGMRFVPDVLEVPAGNRLVVEFTNTGTDIHDLTFANGVSTERLAPGDSETIDVGVISDDMEGWCSVTGHRAMGMELSVVAVGAGDDAADPHHNHGTTSDADDSAAADLDFHLSPDAGFVPYDAELDPAPAGAVHEITLPVTEEETDVAPGVTQTLWMFDGTAPGPVLRGSVGDVFNVTLVNNGSMGHSIDFHAGVLAPDEPMRTIMPGESLEYTFTATRAGIWMYHCATMPMSSHIANGMFGAVIIDPPDLAPVDHEFVMVQSEFYLGSQGGPVDPDAVATQQPDIVAFNGYANQYRDVPLEVQAGDTVRFWVLDAGPNVASSFHVIGGQFHTVWKEGDYTLKDGGSTGVGGAQALGLAPAQGGFVELTFPEAGTYPFVSHIMSDAEKGATGAVHVS from the coding sequence ATGCAGAACCTTGAGCGTCGCACCTGGTACATCATCACGAACTCGGTTCTCGGGCTGTGGATGCTCGCTGCGATCGCCGCCGTCATCGCCCACCGGTTCCTGCCGTACAGCACCTGGCTCATGGTGCACGTGACCATGCTCGGCGCGGTCAGCACGGCGATTCTCATATGGAGTCAACACTTCGCCGACACGCTGACCCGCAGACAGGCCCCGGGCGGCCGGGTGAGCCTCGGCATCCGGCTTGGCCTGCACACTGTTGGGGCAGTCGGCGTCGTCGCGGGCATTCTCCTGAGCGTGATGCCCGTGATTCTTGCCGGTGCGGTGCTTGTGGCCGCGGCGGCGCTCACACACGCCACGGTGATGACACTGCAGTTGCGCGGCGCGCTCACCTCGCGCTTCGGCCCGCTCGTGCGGTTCTATGCGATCTCGGCGCTGTGGCTCGTTGTCGGCGTCGGGCTGGGGTTCTGGATGTCACAGCTGCCCGCCGACGACCCGCTGCGCAGCCGCCTCTTCGTTGCCCACGTTGCCGTGAACCTGCTCGGCTGGGTGGGAACGACCGTTCTCGGCACGGTGATCCTGTTCTGGCCGACGGTGCTGCACGCGCGCATGCGACCGACGGACGGTCGTCAGTCGCCGCTCGTTCTCACCACGTCGATCTTCGGCATCGTTCTCGTGCTGGCGGGTGCCGCGGCGGGCGTGCTCCCGCTTGTCGCCGTGGGCGCCGCGGTGTGGCTCGCCGCCCTGGGCCTGGTGCTGTTCGAGGGAATCAGGCAGGCGAAGGATGCTGCGCGACTCAGCTACGCCGGCCTCTCCATCGGCGCGGCGCTGTGCTGGCTCGCCGTCGCAGTCGTGTTCCTCGCCGTCGGCGCGGGAACAGCACAGACGTGGCCCGCCGCCGTGGAGCGGCTCGCCTGGATCGTGCAGCCGTTCATCGCGGGCTTCGCCGTGCAGATCGTTCTCGGCGCCCTCAGTTATTTGCTGCCTGTGATCATGGGGCGCCCCAACGCCCGTAAAGCCACAGAGACCGAACTCGACCGCGGAGCGGTGTTCCGCGCAGCGACGGTCAACATCGGCATCGTCGCCTACCTGCTGCCGGTTCCGAGCGTTGTGAAGGTGCTGCTGAGCCTCGTGGTCTTCAGCGTGTTCATCGCATTTCTGGTGCTCGCCGTGCGCGGCATCGTTGTGGGGCTGCGTGAGCGCAAGACGGAGCCCGCGCCAACCACGCACACTCCGGGGGAGCAGTTGCGCATCGGTGCGAAGCCACAGCAGACGAAGCCTCGGCGTGCTGTGAGCGGCCAGCTCGTCACAGCGGCATCCGTCATTCTTCTCGCTGTCGCCGGGGGCATCGCCGTCGACCCCGCCGCTGCCGGAATCAACACGCTTGGCGGCTCAGAAGCACAGGCGACCGGCGAAACGACAACGCTCGAGGTCACGGTCGACGGCATGCGCTTCGTGCCCGACGTGCTCGAGGTGCCCGCGGGGAACCGTTTGGTCGTTGAGTTTACGAACACCGGAACAGACATTCACGACCTCACATTCGCCAACGGGGTGAGCACGGAGCGCCTTGCGCCGGGAGACAGCGAGACGATCGACGTCGGCGTGATCTCTGACGACATGGAGGGCTGGTGCTCCGTCACGGGCCACCGCGCGATGGGCATGGAGCTGAGCGTCGTCGCCGTCGGAGCCGGTGATGACGCGGCCGATCCCCACCACAACCACGGCACGACATCGGATGCTGACGACAGCGCCGCCGCCGATCTGGACTTCCACCTGTCGCCCGACGCCGGCTTCGTTCCCTACGACGCCGAGCTCGACCCCGCACCCGCCGGAGCCGTGCACGAGATCACACTCCCGGTGACCGAGGAAGAGACCGACGTGGCTCCCGGCGTGACGCAGACCCTCTGGATGTTCGACGGCACAGCGCCCGGCCCGGTGCTGCGCGGCTCGGTCGGCGATGTCTTCAACGTCACCCTCGTGAATAACGGCTCCATGGGGCACTCCATCGACTTCCACGCCGGCGTGCTCGCCCCCGACGAGCCGATGCGCACGATCATGCCGGGCGAGAGCCTCGAGTACACGTTCACCGCGACGCGCGCCGGCATCTGGATGTACCACTGCGCGACGATGCCGATGTCAAGCCACATCGCCAACGGAATGTTCGGCGCCGTGATCATCGATCCGCCCGACCTCGCCCCCGTCGACCACGAGTTCGTGATGGTGCAGTCCGAGTTCTACCTCGGCAGCCAGGGCGGGCCCGTCGATCCGGATGCTGTCGCGACACAGCAGCCCGACATCGTCGCGTTCAACGGCTACGCCAACCAGTATCGCGACGTGCCGCTCGAGGTGCAGGCGGGGGACACCGTGCGCTTCTGGGTGCTTGACGCCGGCCCGAACGTCGCCTCGTCATTCCACGTGATCGGCGGCCAGTTCCACACAGTCTGGAAAGAGGGTGACTACACGCTGAAAGACGGCGGGTCGACGGGAGTCGGCGGTGCCCAAGCGCTGGGGCTTGCGCCGGCGCAGGGCGGGTTCGTCGAGCTCACCTTCCCCGAGGCGGGCACCTACCCGTTCGTGTCGCACATCATGTCGGATGCTGAGAAGGGCGCAACCGGAGCGGTCCACGTCAGCTGA
- a CDS encoding LysR family transcriptional regulator — protein MAKLPDLTALALLCAVAEHGSLSQAAESLDIAQPNASRTLRRLESDLGFRLLDRGPRGSTLTDNGAMVADWAADVVAAARSFYSAAEALRDAEQSHLTVSASKTVAEAFLPRWLAVLRVERPELQLHLAAQNSEEVQDAVAAGRADVGFVESPEVHPGLRAAVVARDRLVVVVAPEHPWATRRRRVTDAELARTPLVVRESGSGTRTTLETELADLDPVAPTLELDSNAAVRISVASGAGPAVLSELAVVDAVRSGSLVTVPTVSEFSRRMRAVWLPGSMHEPAAALVGIARRARGTA, from the coding sequence ATGGCTAAGCTCCCCGATCTGACGGCCCTCGCTCTGCTGTGCGCCGTCGCAGAGCACGGCAGCCTGAGCCAGGCGGCAGAGAGTCTCGACATCGCCCAGCCCAATGCGTCGCGCACGCTGCGACGCCTTGAGTCCGATCTGGGGTTCCGCCTTCTCGATCGCGGCCCGCGCGGCTCGACGCTGACCGACAATGGCGCGATGGTCGCCGACTGGGCCGCAGACGTCGTCGCGGCGGCGCGGAGCTTTTACTCGGCCGCCGAGGCCCTGCGAGACGCAGAGCAATCGCACCTGACGGTGTCGGCGAGCAAGACTGTCGCCGAAGCCTTTCTGCCGCGCTGGCTCGCGGTGCTGAGGGTCGAGCGCCCCGAGCTGCAGCTGCATCTCGCCGCTCAGAACTCCGAGGAGGTTCAGGATGCTGTCGCCGCGGGCCGCGCAGACGTGGGATTCGTCGAGTCTCCAGAAGTGCACCCTGGTCTGCGCGCCGCCGTCGTCGCGCGCGATCGGCTCGTCGTCGTTGTCGCGCCTGAGCATCCGTGGGCCACACGTCGGCGCCGCGTGACTGACGCCGAACTTGCGCGCACGCCGCTGGTGGTTCGCGAATCGGGTTCGGGCACACGCACGACACTCGAGACGGAGCTCGCAGACCTTGACCCGGTAGCACCGACGCTCGAGCTCGACAGCAATGCTGCAGTGCGCATCAGCGTCGCATCTGGGGCGGGGCCCGCTGTGCTGAGCGAACTCGCCGTCGTCGATGCTGTGCGCTCCGGCAGCCTCGTCACTGTGCCGACGGTGAGCGAGTTCTCGCGCCGCATGCGCGCGGTGTGGCTGCCGGGCAGCATGCACGAGCCGGCGGCGGCGCTCGTCGGAATCGCCCGTCGCGCGCGCGGAACCGCGTGA
- a CDS encoding aminoglycoside 3'-phosphotransferase encodes MTIPTAPVAIPEAVASLGRGDRLVPVWRNALGGLTFRAEARTRRRAPRYIKWGPLQSETSMAAEAARLAWAEQYITVPRVRECGADATHEWLVTEALAGESAVAPRWLAEPARAVAAVGRGLRALHEALPVDACPFDWSVESRIANAARRGIHLPKSLHEAPDADTLVVCHGDACCPNTLIDDAGEWSGHVDLGALGIADRWADIAVASMSTEWNYGPGWEGALIEAYGLTPDRERLAYYRDLWNAT; translated from the coding sequence GTGACGATACCGACAGCGCCGGTCGCGATTCCCGAGGCCGTCGCGTCGCTCGGGCGCGGGGATCGTCTCGTGCCGGTGTGGCGCAATGCGCTCGGCGGGCTGACGTTTCGCGCCGAGGCCAGAACGAGGCGACGTGCTCCGCGCTATATCAAATGGGGTCCGCTCCAGAGTGAGACGTCGATGGCGGCCGAGGCCGCGCGCCTGGCGTGGGCCGAGCAGTACATCACCGTGCCGCGCGTGCGTGAGTGCGGCGCCGACGCAACGCACGAGTGGCTGGTTACCGAGGCGCTTGCAGGCGAGAGCGCCGTCGCACCGCGCTGGCTCGCCGAGCCCGCGCGCGCCGTCGCCGCTGTCGGGCGAGGGCTGCGCGCGCTGCATGAAGCGCTTCCCGTCGACGCGTGCCCGTTCGACTGGAGCGTGGAGTCGCGCATCGCGAACGCGGCTCGCCGCGGCATCCATCTACCTAAATCTCTGCACGAAGCACCGGATGCTGACACGCTCGTCGTGTGTCACGGCGATGCCTGCTGCCCCAATACGCTCATCGATGACGCAGGGGAGTGGAGCGGTCATGTTGACCTCGGCGCGCTGGGCATCGCCGATCGCTGGGCCGATATTGCGGTCGCCTCGATGAGCACCGAGTGGAATTACGGGCCCGGGTGGGAGGGTGCCCTCATCGAGGCGTACGGTCTGACGCCAGACAGGGAGCGCCTCGCGTACTACCGCGACCTGTGGAACGCTACCTGA
- a CDS encoding SGNH/GDSL hydrolase family protein, with protein sequence MIRSYVAVGDSFTEGVGDDRPGGTVRGWADFVAIGLQAASADSVGYANLAIRGRKLGPIIDEQLEPALALGADLLTFNGGGNDIMRPRVKIDWVVERTMDLVDRTLATETRPVILAGANPSLQLPLGRVIRGRGDALADAVADALGGTGVLFVDNWHDEQLEAARYWSADKLHLNALGHARVAANVLEALEIPVPHEWGVDEVADAAEGERRTFTYYRTYVLPWIGRRLTGRSSGDGRVAKRPTLQPVS encoded by the coding sequence ATGATCCGCAGCTACGTCGCCGTCGGCGACAGCTTCACCGAGGGCGTCGGCGATGACCGCCCGGGCGGAACCGTGCGCGGCTGGGCTGATTTCGTGGCGATCGGGCTGCAGGCAGCATCCGCCGACTCTGTCGGCTACGCCAATCTCGCGATCCGAGGGCGCAAGCTGGGTCCGATCATCGACGAGCAGCTGGAGCCCGCCCTCGCGCTCGGCGCCGATCTGCTGACCTTCAATGGCGGCGGCAACGACATCATGCGCCCGCGCGTCAAGATCGACTGGGTAGTCGAACGCACGATGGATCTCGTCGACCGCACGCTCGCGACAGAGACGCGACCGGTCATTCTGGCGGGGGCCAACCCCTCGCTGCAGCTTCCGTTGGGCCGGGTGATCCGGGGGCGCGGGGATGCCCTCGCGGACGCCGTCGCCGATGCGCTCGGGGGAACGGGTGTGCTGTTCGTCGACAACTGGCACGACGAGCAGCTCGAGGCGGCCCGCTACTGGTCGGCCGACAAGCTGCATCTGAACGCACTCGGTCATGCCCGGGTCGCGGCGAACGTGCTTGAGGCGCTCGAGATCCCCGTGCCGCACGAATGGGGAGTCGACGAGGTAGCGGATGCTGCTGAAGGCGAACGTCGCACATTCACGTACTACCGCACGTACGTTCTGCCGTGGATCGGACGTCGGCTCACCGGGCGCTCGTCGGGCGACGGCCGCGTGGCGAAGCGGCCGACGCTTCAGCCGGTCAGCTGA
- a CDS encoding YeiH family protein, translating into MSNSIETAEKTATRRQRTLVPLLPGLGLCAAGVAVSLTVNHFLPTVSALLIAIVLGVLLRNLTPLPAVFEAGLAFSAKKLLRLGVVLLGLQLVIGDILGLGGGVIVVVVAIVLGGIAATLLIGKVMGIGLKQRLLIACGFSICGAAAVAAVDGVVEPEDDEEVVTAIALVVLFGTLMIPIIPLAAGALGLGAHDAGLWAGGSIHEVAQVVAAGGIIGGGALGVAVIVKLARVLMLAPVMAVISAVRRRQSAGTGGKRPPLLPLFVAGFIAMVALRSTGVVPEGVVDAASVVQNALLAAAMFALGAGVKIRNLIKVGPKPFALAACSTLVVAGIALAGVTLVA; encoded by the coding sequence ATGTCGAACTCCATTGAAACCGCAGAGAAAACCGCAACGCGCAGGCAGCGCACGCTCGTGCCCCTGCTCCCCGGTCTCGGGCTCTGCGCGGCCGGCGTCGCGGTCTCGCTCACGGTCAACCATTTTCTGCCCACCGTCAGCGCACTTCTCATCGCCATCGTGCTGGGCGTGCTGCTGCGCAACCTCACGCCGCTGCCGGCCGTGTTCGAGGCGGGGCTGGCCTTCTCGGCAAAGAAGCTTCTGCGACTCGGGGTCGTGCTGCTCGGGCTGCAGCTCGTGATCGGTGACATCCTCGGTCTCGGAGGTGGAGTGATCGTCGTGGTCGTTGCGATCGTGCTCGGCGGTATCGCTGCCACGCTTCTGATCGGCAAGGTCATGGGGATTGGCCTGAAGCAGCGACTGCTGATCGCCTGTGGGTTCTCGATTTGCGGTGCCGCGGCCGTCGCGGCCGTCGACGGGGTCGTCGAGCCCGAGGATGACGAAGAGGTAGTGACGGCAATTGCGCTTGTCGTGCTCTTCGGCACTCTGATGATTCCGATCATCCCTCTCGCGGCGGGCGCGCTTGGCCTTGGTGCCCACGATGCCGGGCTCTGGGCTGGCGGCTCGATTCACGAAGTTGCGCAGGTCGTCGCGGCCGGGGGAATCATCGGTGGTGGTGCCCTCGGTGTGGCGGTGATCGTCAAGCTCGCGCGCGTGCTGATGCTTGCTCCGGTGATGGCGGTGATCAGCGCCGTGCGCCGGCGTCAGAGTGCGGGGACGGGCGGAAAGCGTCCCCCGCTCCTCCCGCTGTTCGTCGCGGGGTTCATCGCGATGGTCGCCCTGCGCTCGACCGGCGTCGTTCCCGAGGGCGTCGTCGACGCCGCATCCGTCGTGCAGAACGCGCTCCTCGCCGCGGCGATGTTCGCCCTCGGCGCCGGCGTGAAGATCCGCAACCTCATCAAGGTCGGTCCGAAACCCTTCGCGCTCGCCGCGTGCAGCACACTCGTCGTCGCGGGCATCGCTCTCGCAGGCGTCACGCTCGTCGCCTGA